The region ACCACGAAATAAGGCATCGAAGTTAGCGCTGCGCCAGTTTTAAACCCGCAGGTCAGCAAAGCGCGCCAGCGTTCAACCTAGCCCGTTTTCCCACCTGACCAGCGCAAATAATGGAACCCGTACACAAATTTAAAGGCAATGCCCTCCGCCCTGGCCAGCCCCTCGAAGCGAGGGTCCTCCCCCACCCCTCACAGCAAGCCTGGGTGGGGCTTTGCCCATACGGGCTGGCGGCGTCGCTGCCTGGCGCGGGTTGCTTCCCCTGCGGTCTTTTTCCTGTGGCACGGCGAGCAGATAGCCCGGAGGTTTTCTAACTCATCATTGCCACCTTCGAAGACCGGCACCACATGATCCACTTCGTTGGCGATGACAGCGCAGCCACGCAGCCGCGCTTGACATTCGAAGTGATCGCGCGCCATGACTTGGTCTGCTACGGCTTTTGATACGCCTCGGGATCTGGGACCCTGGGAGTTCGACTTCCACCCTGGCATGTCTGGTACCTCCTGGGGCGAGTGGCGGCTGGGGGCTACCGGCTGACCTCTAGGGGTTACTGGAGGGGTGTTGCCGTCCAGGTGAAACTCCGCAATTCTCTACCGCGACCCATCGTAGCCATTAGCGAAACTAGCGTTAGCCAATCGCGCATGGTTGACGTAAAGCAAAAGCTCTCAAACCATAATCTCAATTGAGATGGTTTAAGAGCATGCGCTTCAGTCAAGCGTAGCTTAGCACACGGACTGTAAACCGCAGGTCACGAAGTTCTACCCTGTCGACCGCGTGTCGTCGCCACACTGATGCGCTGCGACTGCGCGCATGCAGTCTGCGATGTCGAAGAGTTCGACGCCTTCATCACTCAGCGTCGTTGGAATCTCGCCTTGCTTCGCCCACTTCCTCAACGACGTGTGACTGACACGCACGCCAAGCACTGCGAGCGCGTCGGCAACCTGACGCGCAGAACCCTGCTGTGGAACTTCCCGCCGCGCCACCGGCTCAGGTGGACTCACCCTATCGCCTATCACCCGCCGATGATGCTCAACCTCGACGAGCACACCATCAGCCCACGAACGCTCCGCGACATCATGCACACGATCATGAAGCCACCGAGCCACGTGCTCAAGGCGTCGACTGGTTGGCGGCCGACACTGCACCTCGTAGGCCAGCGCCTGCGCCCAGTCCCACAGACACAACTCCGCCGCGTGCTCCACATCCAGCAAGTACACCGGCAGCGGCGGGCGAGACCCCCGGGCACTCGGGGGACGGCCCCCATTGACCCCGGAGGCAGGCGGCGAGGGGACCATCATCTCAGCGAGGGCGGGGGCCATAGATTCAATCGCGGACAATGCACGACCAAGCTGCTCAACCTGGTCCGGCGACAACGGTGGCATAAGGCTCCAATCAACAAGCCACAACAAAAAGAACTAAAGAACCAACAAAGGTAAAGGGGGGGTGGAAAGAAAGAGAGGGGGAGGGATATTTAAAAGCCCTCCCGACCCGACCCGTCCCGACCCGACCCGTCCCGACCCGACCCGTCCCGACCCGACCCGACCCGGTGCCAGCCCGACAACTACTCCCCTTGTCGAACGGTTTTTTCGTCGACGGGAAAGTTTTTGGGTACGACAAAGGCCGCGTCGTCAAAAGCGCGTAGGCTCTCTTGGACGCACCGCAAGCTCGTTTGTTTTTCGCCCCTCCTATCGCGGGGCGTGTACTCGAAAACTAGTTGCGGCGGCGTCGGCGACGGCGACGTGCGAAAGGCTCCGCTCCTTTGGCGGGACCGGCATCGCGCACGTGCGATGCCTTACGGCCCTGCGGCGCACCGCCCGCATGGTGTGCGGGGAGTGCCGGAAGCGACTGGACAACATTGACTTGAATAGTCTCGGCTGGCTGCCGAGAACTCCCTTTGGCGGCTCTACCCTCAGACTCAACCTGGCCATGGGAATCAGTATTGGGGAACTGCGGCTTGCCGGGCTCCTGGCTTGGGCCCGCGGCCGGGGACGTAGCGCGTACCGTTTTTTCTTCCTGAGAAGGGGTCACTGCCCGACTGGCTGCCGGGTTGTCCTGGGCCTCAACCTCGTCCGCGATAAGCGGATTCGGGAGTCCCTCCTTCTTGCACCAGCGCGCAACGAATCCCTCCCAGCGGGAGAGTTTCTTGCGCAGCTCCGGGCCATACATTGGAGACTCTGGTGGGTCGAGGAGCGGAAGTTCCTCCTCGGCGCGTTCGCCTAATTCATGCCGCAGCTGATTACAGCCACGGCATGCCGTCACATAATTGTCTGGGGTCGTCGGCGCATCGATGTCACGGTGGTCGTACTCACGGCCACGATCGGACTTCTTATCGCCCCAGACCACTTCATCACCGCAGTACCGGCACTGGTCTCCATCACGGAGCATGACCGGCACCTGCAACCCAGCACGGTTTTGATCGTTGCGGCGTTTCGTTGCCTTCGACTTCGCATCGGAGCGGATGACATGAACAAATGATTCACGCTCAACGAGCACGAATTGCCGCTCACCTTCAGACTCCACCTCGGTGATAATCCCGATAGTGATCAGATCCTGAAGCACAGGCTCCACCCGGCTAATGCCGATATGCCGGACGGCTGCACCATAGGTGATTTTGTAATCCGTCCACTGCTGCGCAGAATGCGTAAACAACGCTGACGCCGCGCCTTTGAGTTCACTGACCAGACGGTCATCGCCACGTTCGGCTGCCAGCTCATAGGCTCGCATCCACTCCGGGGCCTCGTTGAAAGTATCGCTGACCCTTACCCATGCCATGGTGCATCACTCCCGGACCGGGGCTGCCCAGCAGAAATATGGGAAGCGGTACCAATCATTCTTCGAACTCCAAATCAAAAACCGGCGCGGTAACAAAATGAACCAACACAATTGCTTACGGATCTCTACAACAAGGCACTGGTAGCGCCACGGCTAGACCTCGCTTTCCTCGTGATAACCGGTTCGGTCATCACCTTCATCAGACGGATAAGGCCACATGGTGTTCGCAGAAACAGTGCGGGACAGCACCCGGTACCGCGCAGACAAGCCATATGTGCGGGCCCGCAGACTGCACGCCTGGTGCACATCTTGTGCCTGTTCTGCGCTCATCCATGTCACCCCAGCGACGCGCAATGAATTCCATGTGTATCCGCCATCTGTTGACGCCACCACACAGAACTGCCTGACGGCCTTGTTATTGCTTACGCCGCTGTCACCCATCAAGAAACCTTCCCCGTTACTGCCGGCCGTTGCGCCCACGCACACGCAGACAGCAACTGCGCTGCCGTCCGACGAGCCTCCTCGACAGAGGCGAACTCAATGTCCCCCAGGCGAACCCGGGAGCTACCACAGGCAGCCACACCTCGAGATGCCTCAACATCGCCGAACTGTGCAATATCACGGTCGTAGATCCCAAACCCCCATGAGTAGCAATGCTCAATGAACAGCTTGTCCGGCCGTAAGAGCTGGACCTCCACCGCGCGGGCGTACTCGTTCGCAGTCCTAACAGCGTCTTCCCACGAGCCACACCACGCGACGCTACCGGTATCGTCCTCAACAACCCACGGCAACAAACTGCCGCCCGTCTTCTTCACCTGGAGCGTCATGACTACGCCACTCCTCCCAACGGCCGCGCGACAACAACACGTCGCGCAACAGGCGACCCGGTGTTCTGCTGCTCGTCGACGCCGTCCAACTTCTCCTCGTCACCGTCCGCAGGATTCGACCCGTCCGGATTACAGACCCACACGACCGCGAGCTGCGGAGCCGTGGCCACAAACTTCGCTTCGGCCGTCGAAGGGAAGCGAGTCACCACAGCGCCGATAGCCCGCGCTGCCTTCTGCAACGCGACTTCCTGCGCCGGTGTCGCACGGGTAAGGACGTCGGACTGCGAGACCATGGCGGAACTCCGCTCCTTCGCGTGCACTTCCTGCAGCACCTCGGAGACATGCTTCGCGACTCCTTCAAGCGGCTGCCTCGGCGACTGCACCGGGCGACGCGTCTTGTGCGGTTCAAATGGCAAACCGTAAACAAGCGCTATCTCAATGAAGTCCGCCGAAGCGGCAACCTCGACCTCAACCGGCCCAGCGTTCGTTACCTTCTGAATCGCAACTTCGGCTAACTCCTTCGCGACTCGAGGCGCGACATCCACCGAACCGGAGGCGATCACGTCGACACCGGGCACTTCCGCGGCGCCCATCATCATCGGGTTGGCCGCAGAGACAGTGACCGTCGAATCCTCGCGAACATCAATGCGAATCGAATCGAACTGCGCCGCGGTATCGCCCGGCACTGCGATTGGGTGGACTGCCTTCAACGCGTTCGAGAACTCTACGGCTGGCGCCACGAACCGGAAGTGCCGACGCTGCTGTGCTTTCGGCGTCGCATCAACGACGTCTACATCATCTGCTGCTGTCGTCATTTCTTGGAATCTCCTGTCCATCAATGGTTAATTGCCCTGGAATCTCAGTGCGGGTGGGGCGCTTACGAGGGCCAAGGAATCGGTAAATCTGAATTTGGCGCCGCGTTTGCTGCTGTTCCCACCAACGCTGCGCAGCTGATTCATCTGATGTCATCTAGCTGTCGCTTTATGGTTCTTCGTCATCTCATTGAGCCGTCTGCGCTCACGCGCAGCACGCCGCTGTTGCATGCGCTGTTTCTCCCGCTCAGGCATGCCCGCTCGCCGTTTGCCATGAGCACCGGCGCACACATGCTGCTGGAACAGCAAATACCCCTGAGACCGCTTCCGCAGAGCTTCTTCCACACTGAGGAACACAGCAGCGCCATGTACGATCTGCACGTTCCCATCTGGGTCAGACGATGCATCAAGGGCAAGCCGATGCCCCAATGGTGTGCACGCCCACCGGATAGGAAAACCGCAATACCTACAAACCCGTTCGCGTGGCATTTTTCCTCCTCATTTTCGCTGCTATCGGCTGCTTAGTGCTTTTCGCCGCGGTGAACTATCCGCAACACGTTGGCTTCGACCTTCATCTGGAAAATCAGCCATCGTCGGCGCATCATGCTGATTTCAACCCCTCCATGCGCTGCTTGACGACGGGAACTGCTGCCCACGCTTTCTGAGCCGACAGGCCATCCCTTTTCCGGCACCATGCAATCGCTTCCCGAAGGGTGGCCCCTAATGACGTGAAGTGCAGGAGATCTAGCGCAGTGGCTTCCGTATCTGACAGCTCAAACTCGACCTGCGCCATCGCATTGACGTCAGCCATAGCGACGGATGTATTACCGGAGATGATTGCTTCCACTGATTCACAGCGCACTCGAGCTGACTCAGCGATATGTTCTACTGACATTCCCAGTTCTATGAGCTCGAGAACATGCCCCCGAGCATCAAGCCGACACATCTCATTACCGCCGGGAGAGCGTTGTCCAATACCCGCCGCAGTCTTCAAAGCATCTTGCAGCGAATTACAGATTATGGCCGGAGGGATCCCTGCCATTGCTACCTGCCAGCGACCGTCTGAGATTCGGCGGGCGCACCGTGGCTTATCTTTCTGGTTCACCTTGCACCTCACTTGCGATGTGCTCGATGAACTCCTCGAGCTGGCGCATAACGCGCTTGTCATCCTTATTGAAAGTGACCAGGTTTTCCAAAGCCCCTCTGGTGATGAACTGCTGCCCATCCCCATGCCGGCCTAGCCGACGAGGCAGTGTTGGCGGAAACCTCAGACTACGAGGCATCTCTGACATCAGATCACCGAACGACACCTCGAAATCGGTCGTGGCCGGTTTCCTGCCACCGCGGGGCACGGGGACTACTACGAGCACCCACCGATTCTTCGGTGAGCGAACTCGACGAAGCTGTTTCATGTCATGCCTCCGGCCAATACCGGGTCGCAGAGACGCCACTGTTCTTCTTTTTCATCTGGAGAACACGCTCAATGCTTTTGACAGACTTTGAAATAAAGACCGCCGTGCACAACCAAAAAATTGTTGTGATTGTCCAAATGATTGGAACAAAATTGAAATTGTCGTAGCCGGTAATGATGACCATTGCAAAAGAGGATGCGGCAAGAATCAGCGACATTGCCCATTGCAGTTTGTTCCTGGTGTTGACGTGGTCCAGCAAATCGTAGGCGTCGCGCCACATTGAGCGGCTGAACTTAACGTTTGGATTACTCATTTATGCTGCCTCCCGTGGATCGCTCGGGAACCCAACAGTCATAACGCGATCAACTTCGCAGCTGAAGATGCGCCAGTGCTGGCGACTCCCAGGAGTCTTCGGCATCGTGCGAAGGCGTCCCGCCTGGCACCAGCGATAGACGCGTTGAACATCTATGCCGAATTCGTCGGCGAACTCGCGCGGCGTCAGAGTTCTCCGTCTGGCGATCATGGTTACCTCCGTAGACTGTGTATGCTTCATGGCAGTGTTCCTTTCAACACTCTCGGCCTGTCCCTGGTGCTAGCGGGGGCGGGCCCTTTTATTTGGTTTGTGAGGCGCGCAGCCAAACCGCCGTGCGAAAGGCCCACGGCATTGTGGCTGGCTTGCGGCGACCGATTCTCATATCGCCTACGCGCCAGTGCCCGGCAGAGGAATCGAACCCCTGAGTAACCATTCGGGCTGTATTTATTTATCTGCCTTTATGCTGGTGTCCGACCAAGGGGCCGCTCTGGTTCCCCATGGATGTGTAAAAGGAGCAATGCACCTATCTGCGAGCTCCAACACTTCGACAACGGTGCCGACTGCCCGGTAAGGAATCGATACTGATGTGTCGTTGTCCGTATTGGTGATTGTGATTTCGCTTTCGGTGGCGTCGATTCTCGTGTTTCCGATTGCTGCTTTTAATTCCACGTGTGCTCCCCTGTACTAATCTGTTTTGTTGCCGCTGTTGGATTAGTGTCAGCCGTTACGATTTGTCCATGAGTGAAAACGAATTCAGGCGCCTCGTCGCTCGAGTAGAGCGAGCGGCTTCGCACCGCCACGAGCTGTGGAGTCTTGGTGCCGAACATCTGAAGGCGAACCCGATTGAGCGCCGGGTTGTAGGCGACGGCGATATCCGTTCCTTTCGCCTCCATGCGACCGCACCTGTGCCAACCGAGCTGTCCCTCATCTTCGGAGAGTGGCTGTACCAA is a window of Corynebacterium lactis RW2-5 DNA encoding:
- a CDS encoding HNH endonuclease, whose translation is MPGWKSNSQGPRSRGVSKAVADQVMARDHFECQARLRGCAVIANEVDHVVPVFEGGNDELENLRAICSPCHRKKTAGEATRARQRRRQPVWAKPHPGLL
- a CDS encoding helix-turn-helix domain-containing protein, which translates into the protein MKHTQSTEVTMIARRRTLTPREFADEFGIDVQRVYRWCQAGRLRTMPKTPGSRQHWRIFSCEVDRVMTVGFPSDPREAA
- a CDS encoding HNH endonuclease; this translates as MAWVRVSDTFNEAPEWMRAYELAAERGDDRLVSELKGAASALFTHSAQQWTDYKITYGAAVRHIGISRVEPVLQDLITIGIITEVESEGERQFVLVERESFVHVIRSDAKSKATKRRNDQNRAGLQVPVMLRDGDQCRYCGDEVVWGDKKSDRGREYDHRDIDAPTTPDNYVTACRGCNQLRHELGERAEEELPLLDPPESPMYGPELRKKLSRWEGFVARWCKKEGLPNPLIADEVEAQDNPAASRAVTPSQEEKTVRATSPAAGPSQEPGKPQFPNTDSHGQVESEGRAAKGSSRQPAETIQVNVVQSLPALPAHHAGGAPQGRKASHVRDAGPAKGAEPFARRRRRRRRN